The following proteins come from a genomic window of Miscanthus floridulus cultivar M001 chromosome 2, ASM1932011v1, whole genome shotgun sequence:
- the LOC136539810 gene encoding calcium/calmodulin-dependent serine/threonine-protein kinase 1-like isoform X1, which produces MGLCYGKSAAVQEPAVAEENNLADGAAAGRGNDPPASPVKAPRTPKQAKFSFYLPSPLPPSSYKGSPANSSVASTPARGGLKRPFPPPSPAKHIRALLARRHGSVKPNEASIPEGGEPDLGLDKSFGYSRHFAAKYDLGREVGRGHFGFTCAAKCKKGELKGEDVAVKVIPKAKMTTAIAIEDVRREVRILSSLTGHSNLVQFYDAFEDEENVYVVMEFSFSDTCP; this is translated from the exons ATGGGTCTCTGCTACGGCAAGTCGGCGGCGGTCCAGGAGCCGGCGGTAGCGGAGGAGAACAACTTAGCcgacggcgcggcggcgggccGCGGCAATGACCCGCCGGCGtcgccggtgaaggcgcctcGGACGCCCAAGCAGGCCAAGTTCTCCTTCTACCTGCCGAGCCCGCTCCCGCCCTCCAGCTACAAGGGCTCGCCGGCCAACTCCAGCGTCGCGTCCACGCCGGCGCGCGGCGGGTTAAAGCGCCCgttcccgccgccgtcgcccgccaAGCACATCCGTGCGCTGCTGGCGCGGCGCCACGGCTCGGTCAAGCCCAACGAGGCGTCCATCCCCGAGGGCGGCGAGCCAGACCTGGGGCTGGACAAGAGCTTCGGCTACTCCAGGCACTTCGCGGCCAAGTACGACCTTGGCCGGGAGGTGGGGCGAGGCCACTTTGGCTTCACCTGCGCTGCCAAGTGCAAGAAGGGCGAGCTCAAGGGCGAGGACGTCGCCGTCAAGGTCATTCCCAAGGCCAAG ATGACTACTGCTATTGCCATTGAAGATGTCAGAAGAGAAGTCAGAATATTGAGTTCTTTGACAGGCCACAGCAACCTAGTGCAGTTTTATGATGCTTTTGAGGATGAAGAAAATGTATATGTTGTTATGGA attttcgttttcagatacgtgcccgtag
- the LOC136539810 gene encoding calcium/calmodulin-dependent serine/threonine-protein kinase 1-like isoform X2 — protein MGLCYGKSAAVQEPAVAEENNLADGAAAGRGNDPPASPVKAPRTPKQAKFSFYLPSPLPPSSYKGSPANSSVASTPARGGLKRPFPPPSPAKHIRALLARRHGSVKPNEASIPEGGEPDLGLDKSFGYSRHFAAKYDLGREVGRGHFGFTCAAKCKKGELKGEDVAVKVIPKAKMTTAIAIEDVRREVRILSSLTGHSNLVQFYDAFEDEENVYVVMDIMSAK, from the exons ATGGGTCTCTGCTACGGCAAGTCGGCGGCGGTCCAGGAGCCGGCGGTAGCGGAGGAGAACAACTTAGCcgacggcgcggcggcgggccGCGGCAATGACCCGCCGGCGtcgccggtgaaggcgcctcGGACGCCCAAGCAGGCCAAGTTCTCCTTCTACCTGCCGAGCCCGCTCCCGCCCTCCAGCTACAAGGGCTCGCCGGCCAACTCCAGCGTCGCGTCCACGCCGGCGCGCGGCGGGTTAAAGCGCCCgttcccgccgccgtcgcccgccaAGCACATCCGTGCGCTGCTGGCGCGGCGCCACGGCTCGGTCAAGCCCAACGAGGCGTCCATCCCCGAGGGCGGCGAGCCAGACCTGGGGCTGGACAAGAGCTTCGGCTACTCCAGGCACTTCGCGGCCAAGTACGACCTTGGCCGGGAGGTGGGGCGAGGCCACTTTGGCTTCACCTGCGCTGCCAAGTGCAAGAAGGGCGAGCTCAAGGGCGAGGACGTCGCCGTCAAGGTCATTCCCAAGGCCAAG ATGACTACTGCTATTGCCATTGAAGATGTCAGAAGAGAAGTCAGAATATTGAGTTCTTTGACAGGCCACAGCAACCTAGTGCAGTTTTATGATGCTTTTGAGGATGAAGAAAATGTATATGTTGTTATGGA CATTATGTCAGCAAAATAG